From a single Desulfobacterales bacterium genomic region:
- a CDS encoding acetyl-CoA C-acetyltransferase translates to MKEAVIVSAVRTPLGNFNGSLGNLGATKLGALVIAEAVKRAGIKKENVNEVIMGLVLPCGYGQNPAKQAAVLADMPWETECITVNKVCGSALKAVMLAAQAVQLGDADVVVAGGMENMSMAPYFLEKARFGYRMGPGTLQDHMIRDGLWDIVNDFHMGISNELCSEKYRISREDQDRYAVESYRRTLDAVASGRFNDEIVPVEIPQRKGNPVIFSQDECPRETNDELMAAMSPAFKKGGVTTAGNASVISDGAAAVVVMSKDKAAQLGCRVLATIGAQASYGIDMKYVLVAPIWAIPKCLAKEGISGKDVDLYEINEAFSGSTLAVLRELKLDPAKVNVNGGSVALGHPIGASGCRVLVTLLHEMIRQDKKIGLASLCLGGGEAVAMVVKR, encoded by the coding sequence ATGAAAGAAGCTGTGATTGTCAGTGCGGTTCGAACACCTTTGGGAAACTTTAACGGGTCCTTGGGCAATCTGGGTGCGACCAAACTCGGGGCCCTCGTGATTGCCGAGGCGGTCAAGCGAGCCGGCATCAAAAAGGAAAACGTGAATGAAGTCATTATGGGCCTGGTGCTCCCCTGCGGCTACGGCCAGAACCCGGCCAAACAGGCCGCCGTTCTGGCAGATATGCCATGGGAGACTGAATGCATCACCGTCAACAAGGTGTGCGGCTCGGCCTTGAAGGCGGTTATGCTGGCTGCCCAGGCCGTCCAACTCGGGGATGCCGATGTGGTGGTGGCCGGCGGCATGGAAAACATGAGTATGGCCCCCTATTTTCTCGAAAAAGCCCGTTTCGGATACCGCATGGGTCCGGGCACGCTTCAGGATCACATGATTCGGGACGGACTGTGGGATATTGTCAACGATTTTCATATGGGCATTTCGAATGAACTCTGTTCTGAAAAGTACCGCATCAGCCGGGAAGACCAGGACCGATATGCAGTGGAGTCCTACCGGCGCACCCTGGACGCAGTCGCTTCCGGCAGATTTAATGATGAAATCGTACCGGTGGAGATTCCCCAGCGCAAAGGCAATCCGGTTATATTCAGCCAGGATGAATGCCCCCGGGAAACAAACGATGAACTCATGGCTGCGATGTCGCCGGCCTTTAAAAAAGGCGGGGTTACCACGGCCGGCAACGCTTCGGTAATCAGCGACGGCGCCGCAGCCGTGGTGGTCATGTCCAAAGACAAAGCGGCCCAACTGGGCTGCCGGGTTCTGGCGACCATCGGCGCCCAGGCGTCTTATGGGATCGACATGAAATATGTCCTGGTGGCGCCTATCTGGGCCATACCCAAATGTTTGGCAAAAGAAGGCATTTCAGGAAAAGATGTGGATTTATATGAAATCAACGAGGCTTTCAGCGGGTCCACGCTGGCGGTCCTGCGGGAACTCAAATTAGATCCCGCCAAGGTAAATGTAAATGGCGGCAGTGTCGCTCTGGGCCATCCCATCGGCGCCAGCGGCTGCCGGGTATTGGTTACCCTGCTCCATGAAATGATCCGGCAGGATAAAAAGATCGGCCTGGCATCGCTGTGCCTGGGAGGCGGGGAAGCTGTTGCCATGGTGGTGAAAAGATAG
- a CDS encoding methylmalonyl-CoA mutase family protein, producing the protein MDTEIKAYRPKHHIRFVTATALFDGHDASINIMRRILQETGVEVIHLGHNRSVREIVFAAIEEDVQGIGVSSYQGGHVEFFKYMLDLLTENGAGQIKVFGGGGGVIIPEEIRELEAYGVAKIYSPEDGAAVGLQGLINDLVSKIDFATGRPEKLNIKNLSCRNKRDIAQYITAVELLKASSGKDDRRLERIRSQLLQKTGKRRVPVVGITGTGGSGKSSLTDEIILRLLHDNKNIHIAVLSCDPSRRKTGGALLGDRIRMNSIGDGSVYMRSLATRQSNTEVPVALGDAIHVVKAAGFDLIIVETAGIGQGDSNITALSDVPIYVMTSEFGAASQLEKIDMLDYAELVVVNKFEKLGGEDALRDVRKQVQRNRHLWEAPLEDMPVFGTIASKFNDDGVTALYHAILDSIAAKTGMTFQSGLPEPDLKTSTSKTIIIPTQRTRYLSEISEIVRNYHLQTHTQAAAIRKAWHLREAAGAVGQDGSAEIFARLKKEVAKAEEALAEETRRLTQDWEDIKETYSKAELTYQVRDRETRVPLFTESLAHLRIPKIILPGYTDPGKIFEWLREENVPGRFPYTAGVFPLKRMDEEPTRMFAGEGNPARTNRRFKLLSAESEAKRLSTAFDSVTLYGQDPDKRPDIYGKIGTSGVSICSLDDMKILYDGFDLSAPNTSVSMTINGPAPILLAMFLNTAIDQQVDKYTVETGKAPSKKTYQKIRTAVLTNVRGTVQADILKEDQGQNTCIFSIDFALKMMGDVQDYFIRNNVRNFYSVSISGYHIAEAGANPITQLALTLANGFTYVEYYLSRGMPIDSFAPNLSFFFSNGMDPEYTVIGRVARRIWAIAMAAKYGGSARSQMLKYHIQTSGRSLHSQDIQFNDIRTALQALCAIYDNCNSLHTNAFDEAITTPSRESVRRALAIQLIINREWGLAKIENMNQGSFIVEELTNLVEEAVLMEFDRISERGGVLGAMETGYQRSKIQEESLYYEYLKHTGKLPIIGVNTFRDPDANLDEWAESVDLARATEAEKKSQLRRLSEFKKRHEKKAAKALARLQQVALAEENIFSELMETVRVCSLGQITEALYRVGGKYRRNM; encoded by the coding sequence ATGGATACCGAAATCAAAGCATACCGTCCCAAGCATCATATCCGCTTTGTAACGGCCACAGCTCTTTTTGACGGCCATGATGCCTCCATCAACATCATGCGCAGAATCCTCCAGGAAACCGGCGTCGAGGTCATTCATCTGGGTCACAATCGCAGCGTCCGGGAAATTGTATTTGCCGCCATTGAAGAGGATGTTCAAGGCATCGGCGTCTCCAGCTACCAGGGCGGCCATGTTGAATTTTTCAAATACATGCTGGACTTGCTGACCGAAAATGGCGCCGGCCAAATCAAAGTGTTCGGCGGCGGCGGCGGTGTGATCATACCGGAAGAAATCAGAGAACTGGAAGCTTACGGCGTTGCCAAAATCTATTCGCCGGAAGATGGCGCCGCAGTGGGGCTTCAGGGCCTCATCAATGACCTGGTCAGCAAAATCGATTTTGCAACCGGCCGGCCGGAGAAGTTAAACATCAAGAATCTGTCCTGCCGAAACAAAAGGGACATCGCCCAATATATCACCGCTGTGGAATTGCTGAAGGCTTCATCCGGCAAGGACGACCGCCGGCTTGAGCGGATACGGTCCCAGTTGCTACAAAAGACCGGAAAACGTAGAGTGCCGGTGGTGGGCATCACGGGCACCGGCGGCTCCGGCAAATCATCGTTGACGGATGAGATCATTTTGCGGCTCCTGCACGACAACAAGAATATCCACATCGCCGTTTTGAGCTGTGATCCCTCCCGACGAAAAACCGGCGGAGCCCTGCTGGGCGACCGCATCCGCATGAACAGCATCGGCGACGGAAGCGTTTATATGCGCTCGCTGGCAACCCGTCAATCCAACACAGAAGTCCCTGTAGCCCTGGGAGATGCAATTCATGTGGTGAAAGCGGCCGGTTTTGATTTGATCATCGTTGAAACCGCGGGCATCGGACAAGGCGATTCAAATATTACCGCGCTCTCGGATGTGCCGATTTATGTGATGACGAGTGAGTTCGGAGCTGCATCGCAGCTGGAAAAAATCGACATGCTCGATTACGCCGAACTGGTCGTGGTAAACAAATTCGAGAAACTCGGGGGGGAAGACGCCCTTAGAGATGTTCGCAAACAGGTCCAGCGCAACCGGCATCTCTGGGAAGCGCCCCTTGAAGATATGCCGGTTTTCGGCACCATCGCCTCAAAATTTAATGATGACGGCGTGACCGCTTTATACCATGCGATCCTGGATAGCATTGCGGCCAAGACCGGTATGACCTTTCAATCCGGTCTGCCCGAGCCCGACCTGAAAACATCTACCTCCAAAACCATCATTATCCCGACCCAGCGGACCCGTTATCTCTCGGAAATATCCGAAATCGTCAGAAACTATCACTTGCAAACCCACACCCAGGCGGCTGCCATTCGCAAGGCCTGGCACCTGCGCGAGGCTGCCGGCGCCGTCGGCCAAGACGGTTCGGCAGAAATTTTCGCACGTCTTAAAAAGGAGGTGGCAAAGGCGGAAGAGGCCTTGGCGGAAGAAACCCGCCGGCTGACTCAAGATTGGGAGGATATCAAAGAAACCTACTCAAAGGCGGAATTGACATATCAGGTCCGGGACCGTGAAACCCGTGTCCCGCTGTTTACGGAGTCCCTGGCCCATCTAAGGATACCCAAAATCATTTTGCCCGGTTATACAGACCCGGGCAAAATTTTCGAATGGCTCCGTGAAGAAAACGTACCCGGACGATTTCCTTATACCGCCGGTGTTTTTCCATTGAAACGGATGGACGAAGAGCCTACCCGCATGTTTGCCGGCGAAGGCAACCCGGCCAGGACCAATCGGCGCTTCAAGCTGCTCTCGGCCGAATCCGAAGCCAAGCGTCTGTCCACCGCGTTTGATTCCGTCACCTTGTACGGGCAGGACCCGGACAAGCGTCCGGACATTTATGGCAAGATCGGCACTTCCGGCGTCAGCATCTGCAGCCTGGATGACATGAAGATCCTGTATGACGGGTTCGACCTGTCGGCGCCCAACACTTCCGTCTCCATGACAATCAACGGTCCTGCCCCGATACTTCTGGCCATGTTTCTGAATACCGCCATCGATCAACAGGTGGACAAATACACGGTTGAGACCGGCAAGGCGCCGTCCAAAAAAACGTATCAAAAGATCCGGACGGCGGTGTTGACCAATGTGCGCGGGACCGTTCAAGCGGATATTCTCAAGGAGGATCAGGGTCAGAATACCTGTATTTTTTCCATCGACTTCGCCCTGAAGATGATGGGAGATGTCCAGGACTACTTCATCCGCAACAATGTCCGCAATTTTTACTCTGTGTCCATATCCGGCTACCATATTGCCGAAGCCGGCGCCAACCCCATTACGCAGCTGGCCTTAACGCTGGCCAATGGATTTACCTACGTCGAGTATTACCTTTCCCGGGGGATGCCCATTGACAGTTTCGCACCCAACCTCTCCTTTTTCTTTTCAAACGGCATGGACCCGGAATATACCGTGATCGGACGGGTGGCGCGCCGCATCTGGGCCATCGCCATGGCCGCTAAATACGGCGGCTCCGCCCGATCGCAAATGTTGAAATATCATATCCAGACCTCCGGCCGATCCCTGCACAGCCAGGACATTCAGTTTAACGACATCCGTACGGCCCTGCAGGCCCTGTGCGCGATTTATGACAACTGCAACAGCCTGCACACCAACGCCTTCGACGAAGCCATCACCACGCCCAGCAGAGAATCGGTCCGGCGGGCGCTGGCGATCCAGCTGATCATTAATCGTGAGTGGGGCCTGGCCAAAATCGAAAACATGAACCAGGGCAGCTTTATTGTCGAGGAACTCACAAATCTGGTGGAAGAAGCCGTCTTGATGGAATTTGACAGAATTTCAGAGCGCGGCGGGGTCCTGGGCGCCATGGAAACCGGCTATCAGCGCAGCAAGATTCAGGAAGAATCCCTTTATTACGAGTATTTAAAGCACACCGGCAAACTGCCCATCATCGGCGTCAACACCTTCCGCGACCCGGATGCCAATCTGGATGAATGGGCTGAAAGCGTCGATCTGGCCCGGGCGACCGAAGCTGAAAAAAAATCGCAACTGCGCCGGCTGTCCGAGTTTAAAAAGCGCCATGAAAAAAAGGCCGCTAAAGCCCTGGCGCGGCTGCAACAAGTAGCCCTGGCCGAAGAGAACATTTTTAGCGAGCTCATGGAGACGGTCCGGGTCTGCTCGCTGGGTCAAATCACCGAGGCGCTGTATCGGGTCGGCGGCAAGTACCGCCGCAATATGTAA